In Scophthalmus maximus strain ysfricsl-2021 chromosome 16, ASM2237912v1, whole genome shotgun sequence, the following proteins share a genomic window:
- the josd1 gene encoding josephin-1, with translation MGSAPYPAGEWKGKGRGGLQELGCMPWKISKQKYGGGGGGGEVAVGAEERRCRDPRDSQQQQDLSSSSSSLTPSAPPQSSLTPPAIYHEKQRRELCALHALNNVFQDGTAFSRDTLQEIYQRLSPSTLVTPHKKSMLGNGNYDVNVIMAALQTRGFEAVWWDKRRDVGSIELSNVTGFILNVPSNLRWGPLRLPLKRQHWIGVREVGGVYYNLDSKLRSPQPIGSQEELRKFLRQQLRGKNCELLLVVSEEVEASQTWRSDS, from the exons ATGGGAAGTGCTCCGTATCCAGCCGGAGAGTGGAAGGGGAAGGGGCGAGGCGGCCTGCAGGAGCTGGGCTGCATGCCCTGGAAGATTAGCAAGCAGAaatatggaggaggaggaggaggaggagaggtggcggtgggagcggaggagaggaggtgcaggGATCCCAGGgactcgcagcagcagcaggatctctcatcttcctcatcctccctcacCCCTTCGGCGCCTCCCCAGTCCTCTTTGACGCCCCCAGCCATTTATCATGAGAAGCAGCGGAGGGAGCTATGTGCCCTGCACGCGCTCAACAACGTCTTCCAGGACGGGACGGCCTTCAGTCGGGACACCCTGCAGGAGATATACCAGAG GCTTTCTCCCAGCACTCTGGTGACGCCGCATAAGaagagcatgctgggaaacgGGAACTATGATGTAAATGTCATCATGGCAGCCCTGCAGACTCGAGGGTTTGAGGCAGTTTGGTGGGATAAAAGAAG GGATGTGGGCAGCATTGAGCTTTCCAACGTGACGGGCTTCATCCTGAACGTGCCGTCCAACCTGCGCTGGGGGCCGCTGCGGCTGCCACTCAAACGCCAGCACTGGATAGGAGTTCGGGAGGTGGGAGGAGTCTACTACAACCTGGACTCCAAGCTGCGTAGCCCTCAACCCATCGGCAGTCAGGAAGAGCTCAG GAAGTTTCTGCGCCAGCAGCTGCGAGGGAAGAACTGTGAACTCCTATTGGTCGTCtcggaggaagtggaggccaGCCAAACGTGGCGGTCCGACAGCTGA
- the cbx7b gene encoding chromobox protein homolog 7, with amino-acid sequence MELSAIGEQVFAVESIVKRRCRKGNVEYLLKWKGWPPKYSTWEPEEHILDQRLVQAYEEKEQRDRALGHKRKGSKAKRLLLQNSVYTMDLRSAHKVPEKPPPRLRLSLTRSLVPEDEDEDEDELYGACTQGPGPRLAPHKGEPGRSQFTCLDSSPPSPAQDDWEGLGEEDEEEEDNVEDDEEEMEAAQKGTTLNGQERTERWSAAVGPDEVAASDDTWRPVVGPAGEVTVTDVTLNSLTVTFRESRVAKGFFSHWGLEV; translated from the exons ATGGAGCTGTCGGCGATCGGAGAGCAAGTGTTCGCCGTGGAGTCGATCGTCAAGAGGAGATGTCGGAAG GGGAATGTGGAGTATCTGTTGAAGTGGAAAGGATGGCCTCCGAA ATATAGTACATGGGAACCTGAGGAACATATTCTGGACCAGCGTTTGGTGCAGGCCTATGAAGAGAA agagcagagagacagagctctGGGTCACAAAAGGAAAGGATCCAAGGCCAAAAGACTCCTTCTGCAG AACTCCGTCTACACCATGGATCTCCGCAGCGCCCACAAGGTTCCAGAGAAGCCCCCGCCTCGCCTGCGCCTCTCCCTGACCCGCTCGCTGGTcccggaggacgaggacgaggacgaggacgagttGTACGGCGCCTGCACACAGGGCCCGGGGCCGCGGCTGGCACCTCACAAAGGCGAACCCGGGAGGTCACAGTTCACGTGCCTTGACTCAAGCCCTCCGAGTCCAGCGCAAGACGACTGGGAGGGCctgggagaggaagacgaggaggaggaggataatgtggaggatgacgaagaggagatggaggcagCACAGAAGGGGACGACTCTTAATG GACAAGAGAGGACAGAACGGTGGAGCGCCGCCGTCGGACCAGACGAGGTCGCCGCATCGGACGACACCTGGAGACCTGTCGTCGGCCCCGCCGGAGAGGTGACGGTCACGGACGTCACCCTCAACTCCCTCACAGTGACTTTCCGCGAGTCGAGAGTGGCCAAAGGCTTCTTCAGTCACTGGGGCCTGGAGGTCTGA